A segment of the Carya illinoinensis cultivar Pawnee chromosome 1, C.illinoinensisPawnee_v1, whole genome shotgun sequence genome:
cacctatattgtactAGACCCTCAAGTATAGCCTCACGGGGCAAATGGACAGCTagatggaccatgacatcgaaaaaggagggagggaatatcatctccagtTTGCATAGAATGGTGACTATATCAGTTTGGAGCTGGGATAGGCGATTCACATCCAGTGTGTGAGCGCACAACTCTTTAAAGAAAGTGCTAAGTTCAGTCAAAACCAAGGCAATGTCACTTTTTAAAAACCCCCCTGCAACAATTGGGAGTAGTCTTTGAAGGAAAACATGACAGTCGTGGCTTTTCAACCCAGTGATTTTGCTATCACGTGTAGAAACACAGTTCGAGATATTGGAAGAGAACCCGTCTGGAAATTTGATATCGCGTAGCCACtcacataacttcttcctttcaTCTCCATGTAATGTGTACAGTGCATGCGACATTGCCAAAAGATCACCTTCACGCCTCAAATATAATTCTTTTCTATACCCAATAACTCCAGGtcatgccttgaattgatattatccttagttTTTCCTGAACTGTTCATTAAAGTGAATAAGACGTTCTCGGCAATATTcgtctcaatatgcataacatctaaattatgcCGAAGTCGAAGTGTTGACCAGTAAGGTAACGTGAAAAATATGCTGCACTTTGTCCAATTCAGCTCTTCGGCAGTACGTTTTCTCTTTCTAAGAGATTTACCAAATGTCACATCCCCAATCATCTGCAATTGAGTTAGAATATCGTATCCGCCCATATCCCTTGGTGGCATgcgatgatcttctttaccgTTGAACAACCCTTTCCTCCTTCTCCACATGTGATCTAGCTGTAAGAAACTTTggtgtcccatataacaatgttttcggccatatttcaaccaattggagtcCGTGTCAGCATTACAAGATGGACAAGCTAATTTTCCCTTTGTTGACCAGCCAGAGAGATTCCCTTAGgcaggaaagtcattgattATCCACAACAATGCAGCATGCAACGTAAACGTCTCCTTACTTGAGGCATCATATGTAGGTACCCCATATTCCCAGAGTTCAAGCAACTCATCTAGCAACGGTTGCAAGTAAACATCGATCTCATTCCCTAGTGACATTGGCCCTGGAATAATCAAAGATGTTATAAAGAATTggtctttcatgcatgaccatgGCGGTAAGTTATACGGGACAAGGATCACAGGCCAAATGCTATGAGGTTTAGCCAAGTTGTTGAAGAGAGTGAAGCTGTCACTTGCTAGTCTGAGCCTAACATTACGAGGATCCGCAGTGAACCAACTATcatgttcatcaaatttcttccaagaCTCAGAGTCAGCCGGATGTCTCATACTACTATCTTCTATTGCCCGatgctctttatgccatctcatatcaccTGCTATCTTCGCAGACATAAAAAGACACTGCAATCTCGGTTTCAATGGAAAATGGCGCAACACTTTTTGAGGCATGACGCGTGATCCGTGTGTATTTGGCATCCACCTCGAAGCCTTACATACAGGGGCATTCATTAAGTGTGGCATattccttccagaataagatgcagtcgtTGGGGCACGCATGGATTTTATGGTAATTGAAACCCAAACCGCGCTCCAAAGACTTtgactcctcatatgattgtggTAAGAGCGCATTAGGAAAGGAAGACTGCAACAGATCAAGGAGAATGTCAAATGATCTAATTGACCATGCACCGATTGATTTGATGTGTAATAACTTCACAATGAACGAAAACTTTGTAAATGTTGTACACCCGTCGAAAAGAGGACGTCGGGCATCCTCCAGTAGCTTGTCAAAAGACGTTGCTGGTGAATCTTTAGGAATTGGTGGCCTATTTGATGATCCAGTGTTCTCTTGTGGCACATCAACAAAGGTGCCTGCACGCATGTCATCCAAGCATGTCATCCAACTTCTGCTGCATGTCATCGATGTAATCATCTTCGGGTATAACCTCATTCGAGATATCGTCGTCACTGACGTATTGTGTTGtatcctcctccccatgaaatatccattgtGTGTAACTTGGATTGATCTCTTTCATGTACAAATGGGTTTCCACCTCAAATATAGGCAGCCATAGATTGTTAAGGCATGTATGGCATGGACACCGAATGCGATCCCGTCCACTTGCATGAATTTGTGCTTGTGTGAGGAAATTTTTAACCCCTTCGGCGTATGCAGGTGATTATAGTCTATCGGgctcattcatccaacttttgtccatctaaaaaaAGTGGGTGAGGAATAGAGTTAGACAAACAGAGACCATGATATTTAGGTAGTTAATGAAGTCACGTTTGACAAACATGGAAAAATGAAGGCAAAATACATGACCTTTGGGCACATCATGCAATTGCATGACGGGTATAGTACATGTAATTTGTACATGAAGAAATGTAGAATTCATCCTCATATGTCTAGCAAGTGTACCTGTTGAATTCAGGTCATACGAGAAAGGTGTGTATGTTACAAGTATCTATGAGTCCACAGTTGAGTTAGTGGAATGAGTGAGGTTATGCGCAGTTGTACATTAGACATCAAGTATAAGAGAAGCCTCACACCCAATGGTATCACAATCTTGATTGAGTGATTAAATTTAGTTACCAATTGGATCCCTAAACGAACATAGCGTGGACCTCATGAATGGAGAATAAATGTTTAACTTGAAGTCGAAGCATTTTCGAGGGATAACTGGTATATCAAAGGGGGTTTCTAGTATTCTTTGGTTCATTGTTGTAATTGGATGTGTAAACATAGATGTACCAGAAGAAGATCTTTCAGGCAATTCAAAGGTTAACAATCTTAATAGATTGTTTATGACATTATGTGAGTGGTTGTCTAAGGAAAATTGGAATGGCGACTTTCTATCATCTACATTATGGAATATAAACACTCAGAGATGACACTAGATAACTTAGTATCTAATTGTCTATATACTTACTTATGAAAAGCAAAACAGAGCCCCTACCCTATACAGTAAATGCCTACTGACCAATAGATAGCAATGGTCCAAACTATAATCTCCACAAATTGTACAGCTATAATAGAtaataaagcattaaaaaacaaaatcaagccaaaataataaagaagataataaaggagtaatggatttacatatatataggaactacataaaccaactAGGTAATCTCAACTACAAAGCACCTTCCATTATCACAAGTCACGTAGGGAAAGTCAACAATTTACAAAGCACAACAAAAAATCCATTGGAATTCTGTTCATACAGGGTTCAGAAATTAGGaaaaactattaaaactccatctCTCAATCACTTTTAAAGGAATCTCAGTTATTTTTGACTAATAGCATGGTTGTTGTCCAATATGATAGCCATTAAGTTTTATACATCCCATATATATGAAGAACGTGGGTTAAGAATGTAAGCATGATAGGTGTGGTAGTTAGAAATGGAAGGGAACAAGATAGAAAAAGAAAGGGGATTTTCACCATCCCTTTTGACCTTGTCTCCCCTTTCTCTAATgggtttttgtaaaaaattatgaCAAACATCACAAATTACATCATCAACAGATTATCATAACGATAATCCAGGCACTTCAAATGGTCACTGCAATTGTAACTGCATGGCCCAAAAATATAAGATTAAACAGAAAGTGTAAAATGAGGatcttttcaaattattaattttttgaaacaatatGCTTACAAACTTAGGTATTGGCTGTGGAGAAAAATTTGAGACAGCCAAGGGTTCACGTATCTGGTTTATGAAAGAAAACCCTCAGTCTTATGCCAGAccagaaaaaattatatgagaGCACAAGTCAAGCATGCATAGCAGCAGATACAACAACATGGGGCAGTAATGCTCTCTAGTGTTCTCGTACAATTGATGGATTCACAAAGTAACATCACTGACCAATATAAATAATCAGATCATTAGTCTAAAGAGAGGAAAATTTCAAAGCATAAACTCTTTGCCCAAAAAATTAGAATCTTATGTCACCCAAAAGAGCATTAAACTACATTAACCTCAGGAATATAACCAACTTCTCATCAAGTACACCAATCTAGCAACTGAGAAGTAGTTTTCACAAGATGGCTTGTCCCTAGCATTGCTCTTTATTATCATCCATCAGTTCAACAAAACCAACAAGCAGAATGTTAATCATACTTccataaacaattaaaaataaccatttCAAGGTATGTCCCAGGAAGCTTTGCCTACTTTTTAACTTTGGATTTAGGCACTACCAAAATAGGAGAATGTGCATAACTACACATATCAGGCACCCATTGGGAAATTATATCTGATAGTTCAGATTTGACCTTTAGCAATTAGCTGAAAGGGCAAGAGAATTTCACAATTGGTTGTGAAATAAGCACTTTGTCACCTATTTTAGGTCCAACAAGGCAAAAATGCAAAACACTTTGTCCCATTACCGGCCCATAAAGGAAACATCAAGGCAAAAAAAAAGGCTGGAAGATTGAAGCATAAATGGGTAGTGACCGTAATGTCCAAGTCACTTAATTCTCATGCTAAAATTTTAAACACAAAAGAAAGGGCAGTCACAATCGTCATAAGTGAGGTGAATaatgttatcatatataatgCTGGGGCATGCAATACAAAGATATTATGAGTTTAAACAAAGCACCACTCAACTTACATATAGTGTTGGGACGGCTGCAATAACAAGGCTAGTAAATGCCACAGAAGTCTGCACATGTTAAAATTAACTTACGATcacaaataataacaaaatcaaCATAAATCATGGACAATTGCAATCAAACTTCAACTTCTAGGGCATGTCAAGAAAATAGATTCTTAAAGCATGAAAAAGTGAATTGAGCAACTTTCTTTTGGTTAGAAATCTCCATTTATTCCACATTGTTTATTCCATATATATGTCATACGAGAATTAATTAAAGGGTAGTCAATCAATATCCCACATTGTACAAAGAATTCATAGGAGAAAAACAAGCTAAAAAGACAGGCCATATATATAAGTGTAAACATTGTATTGGTCGTTATGTTTTAGAAATATATGTAAGAGTCAAAATACTgctttaaacatggaagacaAACAATACAAAAACATTTTGAATGAAGTGGATGTTTCGCTTTATACATGGTAGTCTTTAAACCCAAAAAGTCCATACAAAGTCCACTGGTTTAGAGCCTAGGATTTCAGTGATAAAGTTCTTGAACTTTTCTGCCACTCACAACAAATCAAGAtagaaagtaaaacaaaaatacaaaatcatagTTACCTATTTAGCAACGACAGTCGTGGCAGGATGTGCGTGATGTTAGACAGGCTATTGCTGCACATGGGCTACTGCTGCAATGAAATCCAAATGCAAATGGAAACACATAATTATTTCCAATAAAGAGACAGGGCCTAAGCAACCAATTATTAAAACAATCTTAGTGCACATATTATACTGCAGGTGTTTCTCGGTTGTTAAAAATTAAGAAGTGTTTCACAGGTGATCCCTAATCTTAGATTATACTGCTGTGGAAGTTTTGAATTAAGTTCATTGCCTGCTTAATAttctcaaagaattaaaaacaaatgattatttaaaaaaaatctcatagaATTTATGGccagaattttttataatagcATAGACAGCAATATCATTTATGGTcaccacacccccccccccccccaaaaaaagaaaaagaaaaataacatgcTTGTACTCACTGTTTGTAAAGTAGCaatctttttgttattttttttcttttatttcgaTAAGAGGAAACATATTATTGATCTGAAAGAATCTTTTTGTGATCTTCAATCAATATCATCCTTCCTAATGCTTCTGAACTAGTTTTCTTGACTTTGCAGGCAATGGTTGCTCGTGGAGACCTTGGAGCGGAACTGCCAATCGAGGAATTTCCTTTATTACAGGTGAATTGATGTTAGCGATATGCATCACATCTTTGCTATGTCAAGTTTGAGACAAAGTTGCTCGACATAAATAGCTTTGATGTATGATCTATTCTTTTGGTGTGAGTTAAAAATGTTTGGGAAGAATAGATTTAACAATCATATGCATGTTCAATTAAACAAGTTAAAGGAAGAACCCCCATACATCTTGATCCAAAAATGGAGTTGTCAGTTTTGCacttttactttaatttataataattatataagagaataaaaatttacttttttatttttatttttatttaatacatatttaaTACATGTGCACTAAATTTTAGCAAAGAGATTTACTTTAGCCAGGTAGTTTTTTACTCAAAACTCGTGAAATGTTGCCAATGTAACTATTTACAGTATTACAAACTGCCATAGAGTACTTAAAGCATGCAATATTTGCAAGTAATAAATGTGTAACCTactcttaaaaaagaaaaagcacaaaaaatgtctatactatattataatgtATTTGATAAAAACTAAACTGTGGCTTCTAAATGCATGATGCAAAAGTGAGTACTCTTTTGCTGATCTAAGTTCTTATAAATGATTCAAAGACTCTTCTCAGCCATATTAGTGATCATGAACTTAGAGCAATCAAAAGGGTATTTTGTCATCCcttttccaaaactcatatgGCATCCAAAAATGTCTAGCTGGAAAAAACTCTGTTGAACATTTTCCAGCTAACTAACTAATTTCTAACACCAACATGTTCCActtcaaatattcaaatatatatataacaatatttttaggtaaaaattttataaaggaTGCTTAATTATCGTTTCAAATCCccctttatataaataaaagatatggTGTCCAACATTTGTACATAGAAATGGATTTGTATGGAATATGCACACTAAAATCATGTAGAGGAATACTATCTCTTTTAtacttcaaaaattaaaatcacatacctatttaagtgaaaaaaataaaagaatacttAACACAATACAAATTAAATCCAGTGAAGGCTAGGGAAAATGATCACCACAAACCAACAACATCACCACCAGCCCCACAAGGTACTATAacataaacaaaacaataaaacacaAATCATCCATGCAACAAATAAAGTATAAACCATACAAAGGAACAGATGAGAACTCAGAAATGTCAGGGACCGAAAAGTAAGAAACTGGAGAAGcacatatttcaaataaaaacccTAAGCAACTCGCTTCATAGGCCAAAAACTAAGAAACagttcaataattaattttccaTAGTGATAAAATCAGATAAACTAAATAGCAGAGAACAGCCCAGCagcataaatttaaaatcactaaAGCCAGTTATATCTATCTTGGCAGGTTGGGCTCCATTTGCATCATTATTGAACTGCAATTGAAGGTTTTAGAATGGAATATTGGTCCATTTTACATTcaagttcaaattttaaaactatagttCAATTAGGAAGCCAAAAATCAGTTGTATAATACCGGGAACGAAAAGGATGGGGCACGAGATTTATAACTTGAAGTGAACGTGGTTGTGTTCGTGAGAAGCAGAGAAGGAGAAGGTGCTTACCAGTGGTTGGCAACTCAGAACTCCAGCAACTCCCACAAGCCGTGTAGCACCAAACCCACATTCAATCTTCGGTGGAGATAGAGAAGGGGAAACAACTGAATGCCCTAGGATTACAAAATTAGAGGGTTttcacgagagagagagagagagagagagagagagagagagagagagagagagagagagagagagagagagagagagagagagaatcgaaCCTAAAGCTATCGCGGATGGAGTCTGGTTCAACCTTCGTGGGAGGAAAATGGCGTGGGGGTGGTGTGGCTAAATCGCTGGAGATTTCCTTCGGCTGAAATAGGTAAGCATATGGCGTCGGTGGTTTTTTGGAGAAGGACAGAATGTATAGAGGCGTGGAGAACGATGGAGTAGGCCGTAGGGAATCGGGcggtgggttttggtggttgCAGGGGGCGCGGGACGAGGATGAAACTTAAGACTTCGCGCCCAAAAATAGAGGTAAAGTGACGTAGTTTAGGCGATGGGAAAAGTATATTGTAATATGGCAGCGATTTCATAATCATTGCAATAGTTCTTATAAAGCCCCGGCTAGTAAACTGTTTTATTAGATCATGAATTTTGCGGGGATTTTTAACTCGCCGGCAAAATACACTTTTGCCAACGAAATATTTTGCGGCGATTATTAAATCGCCGGAATATCTCCGATTTCTTATAGTGAAACTAAATAGGAATAAAAATGCAATTACCTGTTGGTTTtacacaaaaagtaaaatattcaaAGAACCTGTAGAATTAGGTTCATCAAAAAGAACAGACCAGAGAaataatcaaatacaaaaaatttagttatcttAAAAGAAAACACATAATTTTAGATAAGATCGACTTCTTAGAGTTTCTATCAAATACgtacattaattaataatcataaaAGTCATAATGTGTTTAATTCTACACTTTCGATCTGCCTGATATGGTAAATTAAGTCGCCAAGAATCAAATTAGCACTAAAACACTCTCCAGGAATGCTTGAAATTTATCTGGGGGGAGATTAAGAATGGCATCGATTTCATCATCGTGCGCTTCTGGCCGAGAAACTAGTTCCCATGATGGATCAGAAGTACCACTCCGGCCCGTACCCGATGATGCTTGTAATTGATCCGACGACGGATTAATATCTGTGATCCTCGTATCCAAAAATGCTTGTTCCGATGTTGATGGGTCAGTCCTCGGACCTTGCTGCACATGATCATGACCACGGTACCTTATTCGGCATAAAGTCCAGCTTTGAAACTGTACGTAGTTGCATAAAACAACATCAATATTGATCGATTAAATAGAAAgtaacaattaattaatatacatataatggGAATAAAAGCATTGCAAGCGGAATTACACACTATATAATTAATACTCATGATGATGAGGTAATTTATATATGAACACATGCATGCAGCTTACTTGAGAATCGGAAGCTAGCCTGTATTCGTGCATAATCCAGTCGGTTTTGGTTGCCTCTTTCCGAATTCGTTCTTTGTTTTTGCATTTAAAGAAGGTGAGCGACTTCATGCAACCCACGAGGTGGCCCTCCGAGTCTTTAATTTCCATGTCTCCGGTGTTGGCCTTCCACCAACCTCCATCAGAATCCCCTTCCAGATCCCTTTTGATTCTCTTCCCATTACCGTTTCTAGATACTGGCTCTCTCTTCACAAAAAAGTATCGGTCATTGTTCACGGCCATGTACGCTGGATCATTACCATCTACATGCACCAAGTTTCAAACCAGCGAGAGAATCATCAGTAATGTACGTACGTAGAAGATTAGAATTAAAAACGACCGCAAAAAGATTATCATGAGAAGAAACGAAAGGTACTGGAAGAAGACCTTACGGTACTGAAGAAACCATGGTTCATGAGCGTAGACGTCGGCTTCAACGATGGGACCATTCGGTAGATCCAGCCCCTCATGTACTTTCCGCCATAGATAAAAAGACACCAACATTTCGTCGTCGGGATCGAGTCTGAACCCAATGGGGAAAGATGCACACCAACCTTTGGACATCTCCACCTCTCGCAGCTCTCTCCACTACAAAAAATTTTGATCTCTTACTGTTAATTATATGGAAGCTGGGGAGGAATTTGTTATATCTGGATTTTATGGGAATCCCACTACTGCTAGAAGAAGAGAGAGTAGCACTCTATAATTGAGAGCAACGAACGGATAAAGTTTGGATGTGTCTGGGTCAAATTTAAGATCTTATAGCCAAATCGAAAGAATTCGAGAAGCTGTAGAAGAGTTTACGTGGTTTACAATTTTAAATGATCTTagttttcaaagatcaaatgTCACATACAGAGAAGATAATTTGTTTCCTAAAGAGATCACGAATGGATAGGCTTTTGGGAATATGTATTGGACTGTGCTATTTCTGTGTTTTGTCCAAAAAATTCCCCtttaaatgaagaaaattatattagtcttatatttttaataaaccatGGTATctttttattacttatatatattacatcttACGACTTTATCTACAAACAGAAACAAATCaatttaagtttatattaattatattttcatttgacAAATTTATATCAAGATTATCGATCTACTCAGTATATCATGTTGTCCCTAGATATAAGTtaggaaaaaatatattacttgcattttccttaatttttttatgaacacttttttaaatttattatacgACATTTATTAGTCATTGGGATGAGGTACTCATACCGAGCACCTATCTTGTAACACCCTGTTCCCAGAGGCCTGGAGAGTTAGTTCTTATTACTTAATATCCACTTTAATATCACAATTATAAAATCCAGAAAActgcataaaatattaatttatgcaCTCAAACCAAATAATCATGTTCCTTCATAGGGACAACAAAGAAATTCTCaataacatatattaaaaaCTCCCAAAGACTCGAAAATATCCTTAACTCATCAAATCAgcatatccaaaaataaatcaatttactaACTATAACTCTCAAATAAGCACTTATACCCTCGGGCACTTAATCCACTACAATCATCACACCTTACTATAGCTTCATACTCTTGTTCTTTAGCTAAACTATCAAACCTATgtggaaaatattttgagataaggggtgagttatcaacaacttaggAAGTAGAGAACTTATACTATtgtgcaaacatgagcatttatagagttcaaaatgcaaaaaaaaatagttttattttgaaaatgcagaatcagaacatgttatcaaaaatattagagcgaaagtttcagaaaaatattcttatttagaGTTCCTTTGGCACAGTGTAATTGAAACATTACATCAGAACAAAATTCCATGTTTAAAcctcgtggtagggttgtgcaaaccccAGCGGCCAACTGAGCAGAAACAGAATGTGAATCTTCTCCTTATTATTCTCAGAGTCCCGAGTATGCACACAGGAAAGAACATGGAGACAACCACTTTACTTCCAAAGTAGGTGCACCGGAAACAGAAAAGTTGGTACCAATCCAAACAGAAGTCACAATTTTACACGCGTGGTAAGGTTAGAACAtaacaaaaatagaaacaaaatatCATGCCAGAGATTTTtagaaatcacatcatatcatatcagagtacaaaacattttcaaaatttaacagaatgaaatcacaaaaatatgatttatgtacaaaatttcatcttttctctcttttgcacagttcagaaataaaatgtcaaaatagctcatgtctacaccaatcATGCTAGAAAAGACCTTATTCTTATACAAGATTTCAAGAGTAATGCAAAACAAATAGCTAAGGTGCTTGCGTGATGCTTGGAGCAGGTGGAAGCTGGTTGTCTACAGGTGGAGTTTGCAGGACAGTTCCAGAGAAGTAGGGAGGTGTCTCGGGTGCTTTGGGCTCTTAAGCTGGCTGTGTATGAGTTTCAAGATATATGGTCTCATTAAATGTGACATGCCAAGACACATATAGGTTGTTGAGTAGCCTACAAACACACAGGGACAGACTTTGGTTGAAGCTTGTTGTTGTTGTAAGAATTAAGCCAAGGGAAACATAAGCAACCAAAGGATCTAAGTTTAAGATAATTTGGTGCTTCATTAAATAGGCTTTGAAAAGTGGAGATTGCAACCTATTTATTAGATATGttgtagtagcaaatgcatAGGACCAAAATTTTGAGGGGAAGACTTGCTTGAATAAAGAGTGTTTTTCCTGTTTCTACGATGTTTCTATGGCAGCGCTCTaaaactccattttgttgtggagtgtgtGGCATTGTGGTGTAATGGTTGTTGCAGTGAAGTGTGAGAAAGGGCAATGAATTCTCCTCCATTATCAGAGTATAAgctcttgatttttgtattgaattgagtttcaattattttatgaaattgttggaaaatgattctgacatcaaatttattttttagggaGAAAAACCAAGCATATTTGGTGAAGTGATCAATGAATCGATTAGTCACCTCTGATTTGGACAGGAATTTGTAGTTGTGTAATTAGCCGAGACTTTATGAGGCTATGGATAGTATTTTGCAACATGGCCAAGTTGCTTGTAGTATTGGCACTTTGGTGTGTATCTTTGTTATTTAGAGTTGCAGGGCTTTGACTTGGGATCATTTTTCTGGTTTGAAGAGGAGAATGATTGCTATTTTCTTAAGGACCTAAAATCCTTACATTGAGTGTTATTAGCAGTAATCACCATGGATTGATTGTTGCTGTCAAGCCTTTTGAGATAGGACTCATGTCCTATGAGAAGATCATGGAGTTCTTCAAAGGATAACGATGATTCTCGGGCACGTATTGGTGCTACAATTTCTTTGTACTCATGCCCTAGACCATTGAGAACATATAATGTGATATGATCGACAGAGAGAGGGGCATCAATGAGAGCCAATTCATCTGCAATAGTTTTGACAGAATGTAGGAATTCTGTAACATTGCGTGAACCACGCTAAATGAGAGTGAGATCCTCCTTGAGTTACATAACTCGTGTTCTGGATCGACTGGCATATAGCTTGGTCAGTTTGCTCTAGGCTTGAGAGGATGTCTTTGAGGTTGCTATGAAGGGTATCACAACATCTGTCACCGAAGTGAGAATAGCATTCATGATTAGTTTATCCTATTTAACCACTGATTATATGTGGTAGTGATTGCTGCATCAAGGGTCGTGGTGGGCATGGGATTGTTCCATCAACATTGCCATATAGATTATAGCCAAGAAGAAGGGACTTAAATTGCACATGCCAAGAGGGATAATTTGTTGGGGTGAGTCTATTCATAATCTATTGATTGGCGTTGATGGCCACGGGAGAGGGAGTAGAGTTTGCCATGTGCGGAAGGTGGAGGAAAAGGATAAGAATTTTACTAGTTGGAGAGAGGGCAGTCTAATACCATATAGAGAAGCAGAGGAAGTGTTTTTGAATGTAATGACTCACACTAATTTCATTTACAATGCaggtatacatatatatatatatacaagttgaGAGGCTTGAGTTAAGCCCAAAATAAGGCTATCCTATAACTTCCTAATAAGTATACATTAACACCTATGAGTTGTACAGATTACACaccaagaatttgaaaataaataatcagaTTTTCGAGATTGCGTTATTTTTGGAGAAGTAACAGCTTTTCTTataattacaattgttatacCCACCCTTTTTTTCAGCTCTAATGgctttgacaaaaaaaaaaaaaaaaggatcataTTAATCTACTTAAGATCCCAAAGTATTTCTGATTATTATGACAATAAAAGGGTGGGGTATAATTTGATCTCAACCTCCATGTGACGATCAAATTTTTCTGCTTGTGGAAAGTTAAGATCATtgcaatgttttatttttatgggaaCAC
Coding sequences within it:
- the LOC122291754 gene encoding NAC domain-containing protein 83-like, encoding MAVNNDRYFFVKREPVSRNGNGKRIKRDLEGDSDGGWWKANTGDMEIKDSEGHLVGCMKSLTFFKCKNKERIRKEATKTDWIMHEYRLASDSQFQSWTLCRIRYRGHDHVQQGPRTDPSTSEQAFLDTRITDINPSSDQLQASSGTGRSGTSDPSWELVSRPEAHDDEIDAILNLPPDKFQAFLESVLVLI